In one window of Comamonas testosteroni DNA:
- a CDS encoding RNA recognition motif domain-containing protein, with protein MGNKLYVGNLPYTFRDQDLQDSFSEFGTVNSAKVMMERDTGRSKGFGFVEMGSDAEAQAAIQGLHGQNRGGRDLVVNEARPMEPRPPRSGGFGGGFGGGREGGGGGFGGGRGDGGFGGGRGDGGGYGRRNSY; from the coding sequence ATGGGCAACAAGCTTTACGTAGGCAATCTGCCTTACACATTCCGCGACCAAGATCTGCAAGACAGCTTCAGCGAATTCGGCACTGTGAACAGCGCCAAGGTGATGATGGAGCGTGACACCGGCCGCTCCAAGGGCTTCGGCTTTGTGGAAATGGGCAGCGATGCCGAAGCACAAGCCGCTATCCAAGGCCTGCACGGCCAAAACCGTGGCGGCCGTGATCTGGTCGTGAACGAAGCACGTCCCATGGAGCCTCGTCCTCCCCGCTCCGGCGGCTTTGGTGGCGGCTTCGGCGGTGGCCGTGAAGGTGGTGGCGGCGGCTTCGGCGGCGGCCGTGGTGACGGCGGCTTTGGCGGCGGCCGTGGCGACGGTGGCGGCTATGGCCGTCGCAATAGCTACTAA
- a CDS encoding RNA recognition motif domain-containing protein: MGNKLYVGNLPYGVRDNDLEQAFSQFGAVASARVMMERDTGRSKGFGFVEMASEAEAQAAIQGMNGQPLGGRSLIVNEARPMEPRPPRTGGYGGGFRSEGGFGGGNRDGGYGGRSEGGGYGRGDSGGGYGGGGRGEGGFRSPYGSGPRHGGRGGYGGGNNHGE; the protein is encoded by the coding sequence ATGGGCAATAAGCTGTATGTCGGCAACCTTCCCTATGGTGTGCGCGACAACGATCTGGAGCAGGCATTCAGCCAGTTTGGAGCCGTAGCAAGTGCACGCGTCATGATGGAACGAGACACCGGCCGCTCCAAAGGCTTTGGTTTTGTGGAAATGGCCAGCGAAGCAGAAGCACAAGCTGCCATTCAAGGCATGAATGGCCAGCCCCTCGGGGGTCGCAGCCTCATCGTGAATGAGGCACGCCCCATGGAACCCCGCCCCCCTCGCACCGGCGGTTATGGAGGCGGCTTCCGCAGTGAAGGCGGTTTTGGCGGCGGTAATCGCGATGGCGGTTACGGTGGCCGCAGTGAAGGTGGTGGCTATGGTCGTGGCGATAGCGGCGGCGGCTATGGCGGTGGTGGTCGCGGCGAAGGCGGCTTCCGCAGTCCCTATGGCTCAGGCCCACGCCACGGTGGTCGCGGCGGCTACGGCGGTGGCAATAATCACGGCGAATGA
- a CDS encoding SDR family oxidoreductase, with protein MAGHGSGLVYITGASSGIGQALAWHYYQLGWSVALVARRTAVMEQWAQSMRMDASRYAVYGADVTNIASACSAADACLERQGLPDVVIANAGVSWGVDTSLREDLEVMQQVLASNTMGLAASFQPFIAPMVRRGSGRLVGICSVAGIRGLPGHAAYSASKAAAIAYCESLRVELQKSGVSVTSLLPGYVDTPLTKNNPYSMPFLLSPEEFARRAFRVIERKARYAIIPWQMRIVGSVMRMLPAYLWDRLTLGKTRKPRHLKKD; from the coding sequence ATGGCAGGACATGGGTCCGGACTCGTCTACATCACCGGTGCCTCCAGCGGCATAGGTCAGGCCCTGGCCTGGCACTACTACCAGCTGGGCTGGTCGGTCGCCTTGGTGGCAAGACGTACCGCAGTCATGGAGCAGTGGGCGCAGTCCATGCGAATGGATGCATCCCGCTACGCCGTTTATGGTGCGGACGTCACGAACATCGCAAGTGCTTGCAGTGCTGCGGATGCCTGTCTTGAGCGCCAGGGCCTGCCCGATGTTGTTATTGCCAACGCGGGTGTCAGCTGGGGCGTGGATACCTCCTTGCGCGAGGATCTTGAGGTCATGCAGCAGGTACTGGCCAGCAACACCATGGGGCTGGCTGCGAGCTTTCAGCCGTTTATTGCTCCCATGGTGCGACGCGGCTCCGGGCGTCTGGTGGGTATTTGCAGTGTGGCCGGTATTCGCGGCTTGCCCGGCCATGCCGCATATTCGGCCAGTAAAGCGGCAGCCATTGCTTACTGTGAGAGTCTGCGCGTTGAGTTGCAGAAATCCGGGGTCTCTGTGACCAGTTTATTGCCTGGCTATGTGGACACTCCGTTGACGAAAAATAATCCGTACTCCATGCCTTTTCTGCTCTCGCCCGAGGAGTTCGCAAGGCGTGCCTTTCGGGTTATCGAGCGCAAAGCCAGATATGCGATTATTCCCTGGCAGATGAGGATTGTCGGCAGTGTAATGCGGATGCTGCCCGCTTATCTATGGGATAGATTGACTCTGGGGAAAACCAGAAAGCCCAGGCATCTAAAAAAGGATTGA
- the lptC gene encoding LPS export ABC transporter periplasmic protein LptC, protein MSGQWRRVGDKASMYLPVLIMGLLALGTWWLVRNAPKPIVSGAEKVVRHDPDYFLKDFVIKNFEASGRLKNRLNGTTGEHFPDTDTLEVYDARMLSFTPDGRKTVGSSNRALSNGDGSEIQMFGQAVIEREPVPATATQKALPAMRLESEFLQIWPNDERVSTNKSVVMTRGNDRFTGDSMQYAHLDQILQMQGRVKGVIQPSQKP, encoded by the coding sequence ATGAGTGGGCAATGGCGCCGTGTGGGCGACAAGGCCTCGATGTACCTCCCCGTGCTCATCATGGGCCTGCTGGCTCTGGGCACCTGGTGGCTGGTGCGCAATGCTCCCAAGCCGATTGTCAGCGGCGCGGAGAAGGTCGTGCGGCACGATCCGGACTATTTCCTCAAAGACTTCGTCATCAAGAATTTCGAAGCATCGGGCCGCCTCAAAAATCGACTGAATGGCACGACAGGTGAGCACTTTCCCGATACCGATACGCTGGAGGTCTACGACGCACGCATGCTGAGCTTCACGCCTGATGGGCGCAAGACCGTGGGCAGCTCCAACCGGGCACTGAGCAATGGCGATGGCTCGGAAATCCAGATGTTCGGCCAGGCCGTCATTGAGCGCGAGCCGGTGCCTGCAACTGCAACCCAGAAGGCTTTGCCCGCCATGCGGCTGGAGAGCGAATTCCTGCAAATCTGGCCCAATGACGAGCGCGTCAGTACCAACAAGTCTGTGGTCATGACCCGTGGCAATGACAGATTTACAGGTGACAGCATGCAGTACGCGCACCTTGACCAGATTCTGCAGATGCAGGGACGGGTCAAGGGCGTCATCCAGCCCAGCCAGAAGCCATAA